A region from the Mya arenaria isolate MELC-2E11 chromosome 2, ASM2691426v1 genome encodes:
- the LOC128218912 gene encoding uncharacterized protein LOC128218912, with translation MADHTYRSRRRIMVRIFSNQEQMSPNFRDPNGKPLFKKLTSPPDDNDIDVEKIKWTFKFLGLDERDIVLSKRRKKEEVIKMFNRWGGNCNEEHEEKNLAQWYDYFFFVFLGYCNDIEKTHFQFDDGRMPISDIYDQIKTMKPYVGKPKVFLIQADDISLLPSKFITKGGSDREIKTRTLPQDADRLIISSDIPQLFANRNHPEYTKLTDSTGSPGQAQPPRPRWSFLVEAFSDVMTDRQYTTPGNGDLLTRTCFINAKVSALVDELHQDLRAERTREEETRENPHVPMTVSTLRKLIFL, from the coding sequence ATGGCGGATCATACTTATAGAAGTAGAAGACGTATCATGGTCCGTATTTTCTCGAACCAAGAGCAGATGTCACCAAACTTCAGGGACCCGAATGGTAAGCCATTGTTTAAGAAGTTGACCAGTCCGCCGGATGACAACGACATCGACgttgagaaaataaaatggaCGTTTAAATTTCTCGGACTTGACGAGAGGGACATTGTTCTATCCAAACGTCGAAAAAAGGAGGAAGTGATAAAGATGTTCAACCGCTGGGGTGGAAATTGTAATGAAGAACATGAAGAGAAGAATTTGGCTCAGTGGTAcgattattttttctttgtttttctgGGATACTGCAATGACATCGAAAAGACACACTTTCAGTTTGATGATGGACGTATGCCAATATCTGATATATATGACCAAATTAAAACCATGAAGCCGTATGTCGGAAAGCCGAAAGTGTTTCTTATTCAGGCGGATGATATTTCCCTCCTACCGTCTAAATTCATTACCAAAGGAGGGAGCGACAGGGAAATCAAGACGCGTACATTACCACAAGATGCCGACAGGCTTATCATTTCGTCCGACATTCCACAGCTCTTTGCAAATCGAAACCACCCGGAATATACAAAGCTCACAGATTCCACAGGTTCCCCGGGTCAAGCTCAACCTCCACGGCCGCGTTGGTCCTTTCTGGTTGAAGCATTCTCTGACGTCATGACCGATCGGCAGTATACAACACCTGGTAACGGCGACTTGCTAACACGCACCTGCTTCATCAACGCAAAGGTTAGCGCTTTGGTAGATGAATTACATCAAGATTTAAGAGCTGAAAGAACAAGGGAAGAGGAAACTAGAGAAAATCCACACGTTCCCATGACGGTGTCAACACTtagaaagttgatatttttgtaA